TGTTGTGGGCCGCAGAATAAGCGAGGTCATCCCTGGTTATTGCGAGAACAATCCTGAGTCAATCAGGATCTTTGGGCAAGTGGCCATGACTGGCAAACCGACGCGCTGGGAGCACTACCTGAAAGAACTTGACAGGTGGTTCTCGTTCATCATCTATTCTCCCTCATATGGTGAAGTCATAATCGTGACCGAAAACATCACCGAACGCAAGCACACCGAAAAACAACTGAAAGACAGTGAAGAACGACTTAGGCTGGCCCTTGACGCCACCAACGATGCTATCTGGGACTGGAATCTGAGCAACGGCAAAGTATATCGCTCACCTCGCTATTTTGAAATAGTTGGCAGGCAGCCCGACGAAGCGACACAGGATTTCGAGTTTTTTAAAGCGACTGTTCTGCCGGATGATCTGCCACGCGTTCTTGGAATCATTGAGGCCCATAAAAAAGGTTTGTCCGCATCCATCGAATTTATTTACAAACTGGCGTCAAATGAAGATGAAGAAGAAAAATGGATGGGGGTTAAGGGCAGGATTGTCGAACGGGACGTAAATGGCTCTCCCCTCAGGATTGTTGGCACTCTTACTGATATTACCAAACAAAAACAGCACGAGGATGAAAAAGCCAGATTAGAGGAACAGGTTCAGCAATCCCGGAAAATGGAATCCGTGGGTCGTCTGGCCGGCGGTGTTGCCCACGATTTCAATAATATGCTCGGAATTATCTAGGCTATGCGGAGATGACCATAGATCAGATAAATGAGACCCATCCTCTCTATGCCAATCTTGATGAAATAAGAAACGCGGCCAATCGTTCAGCCGATCTGACCAGGCAGTTGCTGGCCTTTGCGCGCCAGCAGCCCATTGCGCCCAAGCCGCTTGATCTGAATGATACTGTGGAAGGCATGCTCAAGATGCTGAGGCGAATCATCGGCGAGGACATAGATCTCGTATGGATGCCTGGAAAAACCCTGTGGAAGGTCAATATGGATCCGTCCCAAATAGATCAGCTCCTGGCCAACCTGTGTGTCAATGCCAGGGATGCCATCTCGGGTGTCGGAAAAATGACCATAGAAACAGAAAACGTAATATTTGATGCAGAATATTGCGCCGATCACGCTGGCTTTACTGAAGGCGAGTATATAATGCTGACTGTTGGAGACAACGGGTGCGGCATGGACAAGGAAACGCAGTCCCAGATTTTCGAGCCTTTTTTCACGACAAAAGAAATAGGCAAAGGAACAGGCCTCGGACTTGCCACGATCTACGGCATAATCAAGCAGAACAAAGGCTTCATCAATGTCTATAGTGAACCGGATCATGGAACAGTCTTCACGATATATCTGCCTCGCTATATGGACAAAGAAGACCTTGTATCACATGATATTATCGAAGAACCTGCGATATACGGACATGAGGTAATACTGCTGGTTGAAGATGAACCCATTCTCCTGAATATGACCACTACGATGCTCGAAAGGAAGGGCTATACTGTTCTGGCTGCATCCACTCCCGAGGAGGCCATAAGTCTGGCTGAGACTTATTCAGAAAAGATTCAGCTTTTAATAACCGATGTGGTAATGCCAGAAATGAACGGGAGGGATCTTGCAAAAAAAATACTTTCGATTAATCCATCCCTCAAATGCCTGTTCGCTTCCGGGTACACGGCGGATGTCATAGCCCACCACGGAGTGCTGAATTCCGGAGTCAATTTCATACAAAAGCCATTTTCAGTAAAGGCCCTTGCAAACAAGGTAAGGGACGTGCTGGATGGTTAAGATAAGCCTTATGTAGGGTTACGAGCAAAGGGCGCTCTAACCCTATATCATAACTCTTGATTCAACAGCATTGATGGGCATCAATTCTCAAAATATAAGCTATCAACAGTTTTTCATCCGTAATTTGAGGCTTTTAAACAGCAATTCATTCAAGGGTGATCACCTAAAGGAGATGATATGAAGACAAGAATCACGGAGCTTTTAGGCATTCAGCATCCAATAGTTCAGGGCGGCATGCAGTGGGTCGGAACAGCAGATCTTGCGGCTGCCGTATCAAACTCCGGGGCTCTCGGAATCGTAACTGCGCTTACCCAGCCGAGCCCAGAAGCATTGGCAAAGGAAATTGACAGGGCAAGATCTCTTACGGACAAGCCCTTTGCCGTCAATCTGACCCTCCTTCCGACCTTGAAGCCTGTTCCATATATGGAATATGCAAGGGTCATAGTTGAAAAAAAAGTAAAAATAGTGGAGACTGCCGGAAGAAGTCCCGAAGAATTTCTGCCCATGTTCAAGGATGCCGGAATCGTACTCATCCACAAATGCACATCTGTCAGACACGCCATTAAAGCCGAAAAAATGGGCTGCGATGCTGTGAGTGTTGATGGCTTTGAATGTGCCGGTCACCCTGGCGAAGATGATATCCCCGGGCTCATTCTTCTGCCAATAGCCCGTGATGCGCTGAAAATTCCAATTATTGCATCCGGCGGCTTCGGTGATGGACGGGGCCTTGTGGCGGCCCTTGCCCTCGGCGCAGACGGAATAAACATGGGAACAAGATTTCTTGCCACGGCCGAGGCTCCTGTTCATGAAAATATCAAGAAGGCTTTGGTTGAGTCTGACGAGCGCCAGACTTCCCTGATTTTCAGAACACTCCATAATACTGCCAGAATATTCAAAAATAAGGTTGCCGAAGAAGTTGTTGCAATGGAAAAACGGGGTAATGTTAGAATTGAGGAAATTGCGCCCCTTGTTTCAGGAAAGCGGGGTGAATCGGCTCTTCATGATGGAGATATACACGGCGGAGTATGGGCTGCCGGAATGGTTGCAGGCCTTATTCATGACATCCCGACCGTTGCCGAGCTTGTTTCAAGAATAGTTAAAGAAGCCGACGATATTATCAAAAAAAGACTGATGGAAATTGTTGGCGGATAAAACAAGACAACGTCGGAAAAAGTCAAAAAATGGCTTTGGCGCCATGCCGGACTTTTTGCGACCTTGTCAAACAATCCCTTCTCCGAAGGCTTGCGGGAGAAGAAAAGATCTTCAATGACAGGATTACTCCATGGTACGAGCATTTGTTATCATAAATATAATTTTTTGCTTCTGGATGACCAGCGCCAATGTTTATGCGTCCTCTATAAATCTTTCCAATGAAGAGCTTGCATGGATAGAGAAGAACCGGACAATCCGCATCAGCGGCCCCCAGGCATTTCCTCCTTTTCAATATATTGATAAGGACGGAGCCTTTTCAGGAATGGCTTCCGATTATATTTATCTCATTGCAAAGATGGCAGGCCTTGAAATCGAAGTGGTCAAAAATTTTCCTTGGCCTGAAATACTGAAAAAGGTTGAAAACAAGGAAATAGACCTTCTTACCTGTGCGGCAAAATCTCCTGAGCGTGAAAAATATCTGGTTTTTCTAAAGCCCCATCTTTCATTTCCCCTTGTTATTATCAGCAGAAAAGACGCTCCCTTTATAAGCGGCCTTCAGAGCCTGAACAAAAAAAGCATCGCCATTGTACGCAAAAACTCCACATTTGACTGGCTTCAGCGCGACCAGATCAGTTTCACTCCGCATTTTGTCGATTCCCCCCTGGACGCCTTAAAAGCAGTTTCGATTGGAGATGCCGATGCTTCGATAGAAAATCTGGCTGCGGCAACTTATCTTATAGAAAAAAATGGGCTGACAAATCTTAAAATTGCGGCTCCGACATCTTATGGAAACTACGACCTGTCGATTGCTGTACGAAAGGATATGCCTGAGCTGGCCGGCATATTTAATAAAGGTCTGGCTGCCATAGACCAGGACAAGCACAATGAAATCCGTCAGAAATGGATAGCTGTACGCTATGAATACGGGATCGGCACAAGAGACATAATAAAATGGATTTTAGCGGTTTGCTTTGCAGCATCCTTACCTCTCATTGTTTTCTACCGCTGGAACAGGAAGCTAACAAAGGAAATTCAGAAACGAATACAGGTTGAAGCTGAAAAAGAAAAACTGATCCATGATCTTACAACAGCCCTCGATGAAATAAAAACCCTTAGGGGAATATTGCCGCTCTGTTCATTCTGCAAAAGAATAAGAGACGACTCCGGCTATTGGGAGCAGGTTGACGTCTATATCCGCAAGTATTCCCAGGCCGACATAAGTCACAGCATATGTCCGGACTGCATGAAGGAGAACTATCCAATACTCGTCGCTGACGGGAAAAAATCCGAGGTTTCAAAATAGAACTTCAATTCTCAAATATAGACAAGGTCGTAAAAAATCGAATTTCCGTCATTCCTGCGTAGGCCGGAATCCAGAAGTGCCTGGTGAACAATCAGGCGGCATAGCAGTAAAGGCAATTGTGAAAGCACGGCTGGGTTCTGTATGAGCCTATGTCACGGGATTCAGTGCACGTACACCCTTTTGTTTTTCTCTGCCCCTTATCCGGTCTGGTCGATATGCTTCCGCCATGAATATCCATGAGGAGTCTTGAGTCGATACACCCGCCCGGGGTAATGAATTCTTTTATTTCAGGGCTATCACCAAGAAGCCCGGACTCGCAGCAGAGTCTCAGTTTCATTCCAAACTTTTTTAAAACGCCGTGCATATATTCAATGGTTCTGAGTTTTGTTTCCGAATCAGGCTCGATGAATCTTATACCTGCATTTTCTTCACGCTTCTTCAGTTTTCTGTATATGTCCAGAAAACTGGTCACACATCTTGAAATTCCAATCCTTGACATTGAAGACGCAATTTCTTCAAAACCAGCCAGATTATTTGAAACAAGGCCCCTTCCCTTTTCCATGAAAAAGCAGACTGGATCGAATCGCCACTCAATTGCTTCTGGACCGTGGATTTTTGAAAGATTTCCGGCCTGCTCAAGCCTTGCTCGAAGACAGGGAACTCCAGGTTCAAGTATTATAGACCTGGCATTTAAGGTGAACTGGAAAAATAATCTGTAGCCCATTCCGGTTATTTTTTCGGCATAGCAGCCATCTATAAAGGGGCTGTAATTTTTTGACCATAAAACAATGCTGTGGACAGATTCAGGCCTCAGATCAAGGGTTGTTTTTCTTGCGTTAAAAGGATTTTCCGTTTCCACAAAACCAAGCTCAAGGCGCCTCATAAGCCAGGGCATGTAAAATGCCGGAATATCGGTTCGCCTCGATGCTGAAATAACAGTTTTTGAAGCCATGACTTTTAATGAATCTGCTATTTTTTAAACCTGTCAGAAAGAGAAATTACCTGACCGCCATCTCCGTCCTTGGGCTTTATATTTTTCTTTTCTGCTTTGGTGGAAGTCTTTTTTTCATCATCCAATTCAACTACATCGGCTTCTTCAGGGCAGACTACTTTTTCAAGCCTCATTTTCTTGCCGTTCATAGTGAATTCGGCACCGTCAATATATGAATCCCTCAGTATCCAATGCACAACGTCCACAGGTATCTGAAGAAAAAGAAGCTTTACCACGTACCACCCAGGCTTCACGTCAGCCGTAATGTCTTCAATCCTGGCAAAAGCCATTGGCTGATCTTCGAAATATATGAGAACTATGTCTTTTTCAGTTGCCATATCAGCGTATTAAATCCTTATAATATGAATCTTGAAATGTCATAATTTGCCTTTTCTGAGAGTTTTTAAGCACAATAACACAAATATGTCATGACAAACTTCCATAATTCGATGTACAAAATTTGAAGGCAAACAATTATAAAATCAATTTTTCTTGATATATAGTTATGAACTAAAAAACAAATATTTGATTTAATTAAAAATATATAAAAGTAATATTATTTGAATATATCTGGTTTTTGTGATATATGCCCTTGAAAAAAATAATGGAATAATTCATGAGGCCACAATGCTCGTTAAAGACATATTGAATGCCAATAGTTTATCCTTCAGTTTTGAGTTCTTTCCTCCCAAGACAGACAAGGGCTGGGGATCACTCTTTGAAACAATATCAGATCTTGAACCGCTCAAGCCAGCCTATGTAAGCGTTACATACGGAGCCGGAGGCAGCACAAGGGACAGAACCCACGATCTCGTAACAAAAATTGAAAAAGACACGGGAATAACCGTTGTCTCCCACTTGACCTGCGTTGGCTCGTCAAAGGATGAGATAATGGATATCCTGAAAAAATACGACGAGGCTGGCATATCAAATATTCTGGCTTTAAGGGGGGACGCTCCTGAAGGAACCCAAAAATGGGAGCAACATCCTGATGGATTCAGGCATGCGTCAGAGCTTGTTGCGTTCATAAAAAAACATTTTCCCCACATGGGAGTCGGAGTTGCGGGATTTCCTGAAGGCCATCCTGAAACTCCGAACAGACTCAAGGAGATAGATTATCTCAAGGCAAAGGTCGATGAAGGTGCTGATTATATTGTAACCCAGCTTTTTTTTGACAACAGGGATTTCTATGATTTCTGCGAGCGCTGCGATATTGCCGGCATAAATATTCCCATCGTGGCCGGAATCATGCCCATTGTCACAAAATCCGGGATGGACAGAATGGCTGAACTTGCGGCAGGAGCAAAATTTCCTGCATCGCTCATAAGGGGTGTGCAGAGGGCCGAATCTGATGAATATGTGGAAAAATTCGGCATACACTGGGCGACCGAACAGGTCAGAGATCTCATCGATAACAAGGTGAAGGGCATACATTTTTATACCCTGAATAAATCGCTTCAGACTTTGAAAATATACGAATCCCTCGGACTTAAGGGTTCAAAACAGCAGTAAGGCAGATTAATGACAGACTACGAATTTGAAGAGAATGAATACGGGGATCGTAAAAGCAAATCCCAGGTAAAGAGAGAGATGCTGGCGCTTCAGGAACTTGGAGAAAAGCTGTTGGAACTTCCTCTGGACAGGGTAATGAAACTGGATATTCTGCCGGAGCTGAAAGAAGCTGTGGTGGAACTGAAAAAAATGACGGCAAAGGAAGCGAAGCGCAGACAGATTCAGTATATAGGCGCACTTATGAGGAACGCCGATCCTGAGCCCATAAAAGCTGCCATAGCAGATGTCGAGGCCGGATCATACCAGTCCGCAAAAATATTCAAAAGGGCTGAAAGCTGGAGAGACAGACTCTGCGCCGGCGATGACGCACTTGAAACAGAGATAATAGAAACCTTTCCGGATATGGATGTTCCGCAGTTCCGCCAGCTTGTAAGAAACGCTAAAAAGGAAATGGAAAAGCAGACAGGAAAAAAAGCCTTCAGGGTGCTTTTCAAATTTATAAAGGATATTCTGGATAAGCCATCTTTGTCTGTTGAATAATTGTCTTTTTGGAGTTTTTCATGTTTGACACCAGAATTAATGAAGTTGGTGAAAATACGATCATTGATCCGGCTGTTGAGATATGCCTCGAGCACGATCTTAAAGACGGAAGGGGAATTTTCATAGGGCGTGACTGCGTTATCTACCCAAGAAACCGCATAGTTCTTGGGGACATGAACGCAAACCCAGAGGCCAATATGGTAATCGGGAATAATGTCCTCATAAACGCGGGGGGCTATCTTTCCGGCGAGGGAGGGCTTCAAATAGGCAATTTCGTTCTGATTGGCCCTAACGTCAATATTCTCAGCGCAGGACATGAATTCGGCAATCCAGACAAACCTATTCAGAAACAGGGGCTGACCTACGGAAAAATAATCATCGAAGATGATGCTTGGATAGGCGCGGGATCCGTGGTACTACAGGGCATAACCATAGGAAAAGGGGCCATTGTCGGTGCCGGGTCCGTTGTCACCAGCAATGTGCCACCATATGCGATTGTAATTGGAAACCCAGCAAGGATAGTTAAATACAGAAATAGCCAGGAACCTGAAAAGCCCTTTAAAAAGAAAGGCTTTATGGAAAGGCTCCGCTCTGTTTTATTTGGGTAACAGGAGATAAGCTGAAAAAATGAGAGTGCTTTTTGTCTATGTAAACATCGAGAGCCACAGCCTCAAGCATTTTCCCCAGGGGATAGGCATATTGTCGGCAGTCCTTAAAAAGAACGGCTATAAAACCGATATGCTCTACATTGACGATCATATAAATGATGATATTCTGCTTTCATATATAGGCAATTACAACCCTCACCTGATAGCTTTTTCTGTTGTCACGGCCCAGTGGCAGTTTGTCCAGAAATTCGCGGCTGTCATAAAAACAAAATTCAAGGCTCCCATATTATGCGGAGGGGCACACCCGACCTTTGATCCTGAAGATACGATAAGTGATCCAAGCGTTAATATGGTCTGCGTTGGAGAGGGAGAATATCCCCTGCTGGATGTCCTCGACAGGATGAAAAACGGCGGAGATCTTTCATCGATTCCAAATATATGGGTAAAAAATGACGAAGGTCAGGTTTTCAAAAATCCGGTGAGAGAACTTATAGCTGATTTAGACTCCTTGCCTTTTACAGACCGCAGCATCATGGATTACCAGGACGTCATCAACAAATCCAACACAGAACCCGTCATAATGTCCTCGCGCGGTTGTCCGTACAACTGCACATTCTGCTCAAACAGCGCCATAAAGGCGCTTTACAGAGGAAAGGGCAGGTATGTAAGACAGAGAAGCCCTGAAAACGTGATAGCCGAAATAAGGGCGATGCGTGAAAAATATGAATTCAATACCCTCAATTTTTACGATGAATGCTTCGGATATAACAAAGCATGGATAAAACGCTTCTGTGAGCTTTATAAGGCTGAGTTCAGATATCCGTTCGGATGCTTCATCAGGGCCGAGGCCTCTGATGCGGAAACATTCGAGATGATGGCTGACGCAGGCCTGTCCCTTATTTATCTTGGCGTTGAATCAGGAAATGAACATCTTAGAAAAAATGTCATGAACCGCAAGGTTGATGACTCACGCATAATCAAGGCGTGCAGGGAAGCCCAGGCCGCGGGAATACAGGTCTGGACATTCAATATTGTAGGAATTCCCGGCGAGACGGTGGAAACTATTGATGAGGCAATGAACCTCAACAGGCTCATCAATCCTCACTTTGTTAGCGTTTCAATATTTCAGCCCCTGGCAGGCACAAAACTTTATGATGTATGCGTAGAAAACAATTATATCCAGAGGGATTACAAAGGCAGTTTTTATGATGACACGGTACTGACACTGCCGACAATCACCCATGAAGATCTATTAAAAAAATACAAGGAATTCCAGGCTCTTTCCATGGAAATCAGGCTTGCCCATGAAGCAAAAGGGGATAAAATCTTCCTTGCCGACATTTAGCGGCGCAACCAGGGGTTAAATATAATGGACCCGCAAAAAGTCGGAAGAGGACTTCAGTATCATGCCGGACTTGATCCGGCATCCAGTATTTCAGATAGATCTGGATTCCGGCCTTAGCCTGAATGACGGGAATCGTGCTTTTTACGACTTTGTAAAATATCATAAGAGGTATTATGGACGAAGATAAATTAGCCACACAAAAACTTGTAATAGGCTTTATGATAGCGTTCGGAGCTCTTTTGACATCGGCTGTAGGATTTCTCGTCGGAACATACGGAATGGGGAAAAACACTACTCTTGCAGTAATCGGCTGGGGACTTGCTGCTTTAGGACTTCTGGAAGCCCTTTTTGTGAAAAAAATTGTCAGTCTGCTTTTCATCATCAGGCGCAAGGGCGGAAACGATCCTGAAGCCTGATTTTTGTAAATGTTTATTATCACAGGTTTTACTGCTTGAGCCTTGACACTTTATACTCGATATAGTACCCCTTTTCACTGTCATTAAACCGGATCAATGGCATAATCCATTAACGGAACAAGGCCTTTTCCGGGATCTGGCAGTCAATATTCATCTTATCATCTATAGAGAACAACCTTATTATGATTGAAAACAACGGGCTCTCCCTGGTCAAAATAAAGGGAGTTGGCGACAGTCTTCGTGTAACAGTAAACGCTGAAAAATCCCTGGATCTGCTTAAGAATGAGCTTGAAAAATCATTTGAAAAGCTCCAGCACCTTGCTTTCAACGCCAAAGTTATTTTAGACACCGGAAATGAAGAAGGACATGAAGAAGTATTCAGGTCTCTTTCAACTTTTCTTCAGGATAAATTTACCCTTGCAAGCATAAGCATGGCGGAACCGCTTCAAACTTCAACCGATCAAGAACAGCCCCGGCAGCAAGAGCCTGCGCCGGTTGTCCGCAGCCGTGTCGAAGAAAAAATAAGACTCAGGGATGCTGAAAGAGGCTGGGAATTCAGAAAGAGCGAAGTTCTCATGATTGCCGGCAGAGTAAGGGCCGGACAAAGGGTAAACGCCAAAAAGCACCTTGTTGTTTTAGGTGATGTCAATCCCGGAGCCGAAATATCCGCAGGAGGAGATATCCTTGTCATGGGAAGTCTGAGCGGGACTGCAATGGCAGGTCTGCCTGACAATGAATCGGCAATCATTCTTGC
Above is a window of Desulforegula conservatrix Mb1Pa DNA encoding:
- a CDS encoding NAD(P)H-dependent flavin oxidoreductase yields the protein MKTRITELLGIQHPIVQGGMQWVGTADLAAAVSNSGALGIVTALTQPSPEALAKEIDRARSLTDKPFAVNLTLLPTLKPVPYMEYARVIVEKKVKIVETAGRSPEEFLPMFKDAGIVLIHKCTSVRHAIKAEKMGCDAVSVDGFECAGHPGEDDIPGLILLPIARDALKIPIIASGGFGDGRGLVAALALGADGINMGTRFLATAEAPVHENIKKALVESDERQTSLIFRTLHNTARIFKNKVAEEVVAMEKRGNVRIEEIAPLVSGKRGESALHDGDIHGGVWAAGMVAGLIHDIPTVAELVSRIVKEADDIIKKRLMEIVGG
- a CDS encoding acyltransferase, producing MFDTRINEVGENTIIDPAVEICLEHDLKDGRGIFIGRDCVIYPRNRIVLGDMNANPEANMVIGNNVLINAGGYLSGEGGLQIGNFVLIGPNVNILSAGHEFGNPDKPIQKQGLTYGKIIIEDDAWIGAGSVVLQGITIGKGAIVGAGSVVTSNVPPYAIVIGNPARIVKYRNSQEPEKPFKKKGFMERLRSVLFG
- the metF gene encoding methylenetetrahydrofolate reductase [NAD(P)H], which translates into the protein MLVKDILNANSLSFSFEFFPPKTDKGWGSLFETISDLEPLKPAYVSVTYGAGGSTRDRTHDLVTKIEKDTGITVVSHLTCVGSSKDEIMDILKKYDEAGISNILALRGDAPEGTQKWEQHPDGFRHASELVAFIKKHFPHMGVGVAGFPEGHPETPNRLKEIDYLKAKVDEGADYIVTQLFFDNRDFYDFCERCDIAGINIPIVAGIMPIVTKSGMDRMAELAAGAKFPASLIRGVQRAESDEYVEKFGIHWATEQVRDLIDNKVKGIHFYTLNKSLQTLKIYESLGLKGSKQQ
- the yjgA gene encoding ribosome biogenesis factor YjgA, whose protein sequence is MTDYEFEENEYGDRKSKSQVKREMLALQELGEKLLELPLDRVMKLDILPELKEAVVELKKMTAKEAKRRQIQYIGALMRNADPEPIKAAIADVEAGSYQSAKIFKRAESWRDRLCAGDDALETEIIETFPDMDVPQFRQLVRNAKKEMEKQTGKKAFRVLFKFIKDILDKPSLSVE
- a CDS encoding B12-binding domain-containing radical SAM protein translates to MRVLFVYVNIESHSLKHFPQGIGILSAVLKKNGYKTDMLYIDDHINDDILLSYIGNYNPHLIAFSVVTAQWQFVQKFAAVIKTKFKAPILCGGAHPTFDPEDTISDPSVNMVCVGEGEYPLLDVLDRMKNGGDLSSIPNIWVKNDEGQVFKNPVRELIADLDSLPFTDRSIMDYQDVINKSNTEPVIMSSRGCPYNCTFCSNSAIKALYRGKGRYVRQRSPENVIAEIRAMREKYEFNTLNFYDECFGYNKAWIKRFCELYKAEFRYPFGCFIRAEASDAETFEMMADAGLSLIYLGVESGNEHLRKNVMNRKVDDSRIIKACREAQAAGIQVWTFNIVGIPGETVETIDEAMNLNRLINPHFVSVSIFQPLAGTKLYDVCVENNYIQRDYKGSFYDDTVLTLPTITHEDLLKKYKEFQALSMEIRLAHEAKGDKIFLADI
- a CDS encoding ATP-binding protein; this encodes MTIDQINETHPLYANLDEIRNAANRSADLTRQLLAFARQQPIAPKPLDLNDTVEGMLKMLRRIIGEDIDLVWMPGKTLWKVNMDPSQIDQLLANLCVNARDAISGVGKMTIETENVIFDAEYCADHAGFTEGEYIMLTVGDNGCGMDKETQSQIFEPFFTTKEIGKGTGLGLATIYGIIKQNKGFINVYSEPDHGTVFTIYLPRYMDKEDLVSHDIIEEPAIYGHEVILLVEDEPILLNMTTTMLERKGYTVLAASTPEEAISLAETYSEKIQLLITDVVMPEMNGRDLAKKILSINPSLKCLFASGYTADVIAHHGVLNSGVNFIQKPFSVKALANKVRDVLDG
- the minC gene encoding septum site-determining protein MinC; translated protein: MIENNGLSLVKIKGVGDSLRVTVNAEKSLDLLKNELEKSFEKLQHLAFNAKVILDTGNEEGHEEVFRSLSTFLQDKFTLASISMAEPLQTSTDQEQPRQQEPAPVVRSRVEEKIRLRDAERGWEFRKSEVLMIAGRVRAGQRVNAKKHLVVLGDVNPGAEISAGGDILVMGSLSGTAMAGLPDNESAIILALDFRPTQIQIAGLVAAGHKAEALKTAEFAHIDSGGIVVEPFLGNNPFAKMPWPEVR
- a CDS encoding DUF1848 domain-containing protein — protein: MASKTVISASRRTDIPAFYMPWLMRRLELGFVETENPFNARKTTLDLRPESVHSIVLWSKNYSPFIDGCYAEKITGMGYRLFFQFTLNARSIILEPGVPCLRARLEQAGNLSKIHGPEAIEWRFDPVCFFMEKGRGLVSNNLAGFEEIASSMSRIGISRCVTSFLDIYRKLKKREENAGIRFIEPDSETKLRTIEYMHGVLKKFGMKLRLCCESGLLGDSPEIKEFITPGGCIDSRLLMDIHGGSISTRPDKGQRKTKGCTCTESRDIGSYRTQPCFHNCLYCYAA
- a CDS encoding transporter substrate-binding domain-containing protein — translated: MVRAFVIINIIFCFWMTSANVYASSINLSNEELAWIEKNRTIRISGPQAFPPFQYIDKDGAFSGMASDYIYLIAKMAGLEIEVVKNFPWPEILKKVENKEIDLLTCAAKSPEREKYLVFLKPHLSFPLVIISRKDAPFISGLQSLNKKSIAIVRKNSTFDWLQRDQISFTPHFVDSPLDALKAVSIGDADASIENLAAATYLIEKNGLTNLKIAAPTSYGNYDLSIAVRKDMPELAGIFNKGLAAIDQDKHNEIRQKWIAVRYEYGIGTRDIIKWILAVCFAASLPLIVFYRWNRKLTKEIQKRIQVEAEKEKLIHDLTTALDEIKTLRGILPLCSFCKRIRDDSGYWEQVDVYIRKYSQADISHSICPDCMKENYPILVADGKKSEVSK